One stretch of Telopea speciosissima isolate NSW1024214 ecotype Mountain lineage unplaced genomic scaffold, Tspe_v1 Tspe_v1.0289, whole genome shotgun sequence DNA includes these proteins:
- the LOC122647934 gene encoding protein TIC 214-like isoform X2 has protein sequence MILKSFLLGNLLSLCMKIINSVVVVGLYYGFLTTFSIGPSYLFLLRARVMEEGTEKKVSATTGFITGQLMMFISIYYAPLHLALGRPHTITVLVLPYLLFHFFWNNHKHFFDYGSTTRNSMRNLSIQCVFLNNLIFQLFNHFILPSSTLARLVNIYMFRCNNKILFVTSSFVGWLIGHILFMKWVGLVLFWIRQNHFIRSNVLIRSKKDLVSELRNSMARIFSILLFITCVYYLGRMPSPIVTKKLKETSETEERGQSEEETDVEIERTSETKGTKQEQEGSTEEDPYPSLCSEEKEDPDKIDETEEIRVNGNEKTKDEFHFHFKETSYKNSPVFKNSYLDGNPENSKLEILKEDEDKDNFWFEKPLVTLLFDYKRWNRPLRYIYLRNNQLKNAIRNEMSQYFFYTCRSDGKQRISFTYPPSLSTFCEMIERKISLYILEKIYPEELYNQWVYTNEEKKKNFSKEFLNRIETLDKGFVTLDVLEKKIRVCNEKIEEEYLPKGYDPFLKGPYRGTIKKLHSIMNDYLIPSIERIWINRIHGIFPTDYREFEQKIDTFDAKSFSIDKRKKKKSIGIKEIRKRVPRWSYKLIDDFEQEVDQEESSEDPIRLRKTKHIIIFTENNANTNTYTNNTKNYDQVDEVTLIRYSQQPNFRRDLIKGSMRSQKRKTTIGKLFQANVHSPLFLDRIDKPFFFHISGMMRLIFRNLMGKNTEFETLDSEEKKTQEKKEEKERIEIAETWDNMLFAQTIRGCLLITHSILRKYLVLPSLIIAKNVVRIFLFQIPEWYEDFKAWNREIHVKCTYNGVQLSEREFPKNWLIEGIQVKILFPFCLKPWYRSKLRSHHRDPMKTKGKKANFCFLTVWGMETELPFGSPRKQPSFFKPIFKELEKKIQKVKKKFFLVLKNLKEKKKKRSSDNENLKNSQNSIIRNQIIHESSIRVRSTDWTNYSLAEKKTKNLANRTNTIRNQIEKITKDKKKIFLTSEININPKETSCDIKKSKSTKNFWQILKRRNTRLIRKWHFFFKFFIEKIHIDTLLYIINIPRINAQLFLESTNKIIDKYIYNYNTKINQEDINETNQNTIHSISTIKKSLFNTSNKNSQISCDQSSLPQTYVFYKLSQTQVINKYRLRSVLQYHGTSLFLKDIIKNFFETQEILHSESRHKKFRNSRINEWKNWLKGHYQYDVSQTRWARLVPQKWRNRVNQRRRAQNKDSKKLGSYEKDQLIHSEKENDSTVESLPNQKEKFKKHYRYDRLSHKYINYNYESRKDLYIYGSPLQVNESRKIPYNYNTHKLESFYGLEDISINDYLGEDYLIETEKNPDRKYFDWGILHFFLIKKANIEAWANMDTGTNIQKNTKTGTDYYQNKIQIIEKMDKKDLFFLTIHQEINPSKQRFFFLKNEEILNRPVSNLKFWFFPELLLLFDAYKMKPWVIPIKLLLLNLNRNKNISENKNINRKEKGDLFISSKKKKSLELENRNQKEPLGQGDFESVLPKQQKDLEEDYAGLNIQKGRKKKKKKFKSNSNTEWYLDSFLKKYFIFQFRWNDPLSQRMINNIKVYCLLLRLINPKEIIISSIQRGELSLNVMLIQRDLTFTELIKRGIFIIEPIRLSIKWDGKFFMYQTISISLVHKSKQQTNQRYREKRYIDKNDFDGSIARYEKMVGGGSENYYDLLVPETILSPKRRRELRILICFNFKNGNALDRNLIFWNGNNVRNCGKFWNENKDVDRDKFINMKLKFFLWPNYRLEDLACINRYWFNTNNGSRFSMSRIHMYQRLKIS, from the exons TTCAACGTTAGCCAGATTAGTCAACATTTATATGTTTCGATGCAACAACAAGATCTTATTTGTAACAAGTAGTTTTGTTGGTTGGTTAATTGGTCACATTTTATTCATGAAATGGGTTGGATTGGTATTATTCTGGATACGCCAAAATCATTTTATCAGATCTAATGTACTTATTCGATCTAAGAAGGACCTTGTGTCAGAATTGAGAAATTCTATGGCTCGAATCTTTAGTATTCTCTTATTTATCACCTGTGTCTACTATTTAGGCAGAATGCCGTCACCTATTGTCACTAAGAAACTGAAAGAAACCTCAGAAACGGAAGAAAGGGGGCAAAGTGAGGAAGAAACAGATGTAGAAATAGAAAGAACTTCCGAAACGAAGGGGACTAAACAGGAACAAGAGGGATCCACCGAAGAAGACCCTTACCCTTCCCTTTGTTCGGAAGAAAAGGAGGATCCGGACAAAATAGATGAAACGGAAGAGATCCGAGTGAATGGAAACGAAAAAACAAAGGATGAATTCCACTTTCACTTTAAAGAGACATCCTATAAAAATAGCCCAGTTTTCAAAAATTCTTATCTGGATGGAAATCCAGAAAATTCGAAGTTAGAAATActtaaagaagatgaagataaagACAATTTCTGGTTTGAAAAACCTCTTGTTACTCTTCTTTTTGACTATAAACGATGGAATCGCCCATTGAGATATATATACCTAAGAAACAATCAATTGAAAAATGCTATAAGAAATGAAATGtcacaatattttttttatacatgtCGAAGTGATGGAAAACAAAGAATATCTTTTACATATCCACCCAGTTTGTCAACTTTTTGTGAAatgatagaaagaaaaatatctttgTACATACTAGAAAAAATATATCCTGAAGAACTGTATAATCAATGGGTTTATaccaatgaagaaaaaaagaagaacttCAGTAAGGAATTTTTAAATAGAATTGAAACCCTAGACAAAGGATTTGTTACTCTAGAtgtacttgaaaaaaaaattcgagtATGTAATgaaaagattgaagaagaatacTTACCCAAAGGGTATGATCCTTTCTTGAAGGGACCCTATCGAGGAACAATTAAAAAATTGCATTCAATCATGAATGATTATTTAATTCCTTCGATAGAAAGGATTTGGATAAATAGGATTCATGGTATCTTTCCTACTGATTATCGAGAATTTGAACAGAAAATTGATACATTTGATGCGAAATCGTTTTCAATAGACA aaagaaaaaaaaaaaaatctattggaATAAAAGAAATCCGTAAAAGGGTTCCTCGATGGTCATACAAATTAATCGACGATTTTGAGCAAGAGGTGGATCAGGAAGAATCATCAGAGGATCCGATTCGTTTAAGGAAAACCAAACATATAATCATTTTTACTGAGAACAATGCGAATACCAATACTTAtacaaataatacaaaaaattaTGATCAAGTGGACGAAGTGACTTTAATACGTTATTCACAACAACCGAATTTTCGTCGAGATCTAATCAAAGGATCCATGCGCTCTCAAAAACGTAAAACAACTATAGGGAAACTCTTTCAAGCAAATGTGCATTCGCCGCTTTTTTTGGACAGAATAgacaaaccttttttttttcatatctcCGGAATGATGAGGCTAATTTTTAGGAATTTGATggggaaaaatacagaattcGAAACTTTGGATTCTGAGGAGAAAAAAACgcaggagaaaaaagaagaaaaagagcgAATAGAAATAGCAGAAACCTGGGATAATATGCTATTTGCTCAAACAATAAGGGGTTGCTTATTAATAACCCATTCGATTCTTAGAAAATATCTTGTATTGCCTTCATTGATAATAGCTAAAAATGTCGTtcgtatttttttatttcaaatccCCGAGTGGTACGAAGATTTTAAAGCGTGGAATAGAGAAATTCATGTTAAATGCACTTATAACGGTGTGCAATTATCAGAAAGAGAATTTCCAAAAAACTGGTTAATAGAAGGTATTCAGGTAAagattctctttcctttctgttTGAAACCTTGGTATAGATCTAAGCTACGATCGCACCATAGAGATCCAATgaaaacaaaaggcaaaaaagctaatttttgttttttaacagtCTGGGGAATGGAAACGGAACTTCCTTTTGGTTCTCCCCGAAAACAACCATCTTTTTTTAAACCCATTTTTAAAGAActcgaaaaaaaaattcaaaaagtgaaaaagaaattttttttagttctaaaaaatttaaaagaaaaaaaaaaaaaaagatcgagTGACAAcgaaaatctaaaaaattcacaaaattctaTAATTAGAAATCAGATTATTCATGAATCATCCATTCGAGTCAGATCCACGGATTGGACAAATTATTCACTGGCagaaaaaaaaacgaagaatCTAGCTAATAGGACAAACACAATTagaaatcaaatagaaaaaatcacaaaagacaagaaaaaaatatttctaaCCTCAGAGATAAATATTAATCCTAAGGAAACAAGTTGtgatattaaaaaatcaaaatcgacgAAAAATTTTTGGCAgatattaaaaagaagaaataccCGATTAATACGTaaatggcattttttttttaaatttttcattGAAAAGATACACATAGATACTCTTCTATATATCATTAATATTCCCAGGATCAATGCACAACTTTTCCTTGAATCAACAAACAAAATTATTGATAAATACATTTACAATTACAATACTAAAATAAATCAAGAAGATATTAatgaaacaaatcaaaatacaaTTCACTCTATTTCGACTATAAAAAAGTCGCTTTTTAATACTAGTAATAAAAATTCGCAGATTTCTTGTGATCAATCTTCCTTGCCACAAACATATGTTTTTTACAAATTATCGCAAACTCAAGTTATTAATAAGTATCGCTTGAGATCTGTACTTCAATACCACGGAACATCTCTTTTTCTTAAGGATATAATAAAGAATTTTTTTGAAACACAAGAAATACTTCATTCCGAATCAAGGCATAAGAAATTTCGGAATTCTAGAATTAATGAATGGAAAAACTGGTTAAAGGGTCATTATCAATATGATGTATCTCAGACTAGATGGGCTAGATTAGTACCACAAAAATGGCGAAATAGAGTCAATCAACGCCGTAGGGCTCAAAATAAAGATTCAAAAAAATTGGGTTCATATGAAAAAGACCAATTAATTCATTCCGAAAAAGAAAACGATTCTACGGTGGAGTCATTACcgaatcaaaaagaaaaatttaaaaaacactACAGATATGATCGTTTATCacataaatatattaattataattatgaAAGTAGGAAGGACTTATATATTTATGGATCACCCTTACAAGTAAACGAGAGTCGAAAGATTCCCTATAATTACAACACACATAAACTTGAATCGTTTTATGGGCTAGAAGATATCTCTATTAATGATTATCTAGGGGAAGATTATCTTATTGAGACGGAGAAAAATCCAGatagaaaatattttgattgggggattctccatttttttcttataaaaaaggCCAATATTGAGGCCTGGGCCAATATGGATACTGGGACCAACATTCAAAAAAATACTAAGACTGGGACTGattattatcaaaataaaatacaaataatagagaaaatggataaaaaagatcttttttttctcaCGATTCATCAAGAAATCAACCCATCCAagcaaaggtttttttttttgaagaatgaagaaatacTAAATCGTCCCGTATcgaatttgaaattttggttcTTCCCAGAATTACTCCTACTATTTGATGCATATAAGATGAAACCGTGGGTCATACCAATCAAATTActtcttttaaatttgaatagaaataaaaacattagtgaaaataaaaacatcaatagaaaagaaaaaggggatcTTTTtatatcatctaaaaaaaaaaaatctcttgaaTTGGAGAATCGAAATCAAAAAGAACCGCTAGGACAAGGAGATTTTGAATCAGTTCTACCAAAGCAACAAAaagatcttgaagaagattATGCGGGATTAAACATTCAAAAaggtagaaagaaaaagaaaaagaaattcaagagcAATAGCAATACAGAATGGTACTTAGATTCTTTcctgaaaaaatattttatttttcaattcagaTGGAATGATCCTTTGAGTCAAAGAATGATAAATAATATCAAGGTATATTGTCTCCTGCTTAGACTGATAAACCCAAAAGAAATTATTATATCCTCTATTCAAAGAGGAGAACTGAGTCTGAACGTAATGCTGATTCAGAGGGATCTAACTTTTACAGAATTGATAAAAAGGGGGATATTTATTATCGAACCGATTCGTCTGTCTATAAAATGGGATGGAAAATTTTTTATGTATCAAACCATAAGTATTTCATTAGTCCATAAAAGTAAACAACAAACTAATCAAAGATACCGAGAAAAAAGATATATTGATAAGAATGATTTTGATGGATCGATCGCAAGATATGAAAAAATGGTTGGGGGTGGGAGTGAAAATTACTATGATTTGCTTGTTCCTGAAACTATTTTATCGCCTAAACGTCGTAGAGAATTGAgaattttaatttgtttcaattttaagAATGGAAATGCTCTAGATAGAAATCTAATATTTTGGAATGGAAACAACGTAAGGAACTGTGGTAAATTTTGGAATGAGAACAAAGATGTTGATAGAGATAAATTCATTAACATGAAATTGAAGTTCTTTCTTTGGCCCAATTATCGATTAGAAGATTTAGCTTGTATAAATCGCTATTGGTTTAATACCAATAATGGTAGTCGTTTCAGTATGTCAAGGATACATATGTATCAACGATTGAAAATTAGTTGA